TAACCTCCCAGAAAATCTGGGTTATCAGCTCAAAATGAAGGATGGTGTCGTTTACGTCTATCCCAATGAAGAGGCAGCCAGCAAAGATGAGCCCAAGCCACTTCCTTACCCAAATCTGGACAGATTCTTAGATGATATGAATTTTTTACTTGCTTTAATTGCCCAAGGACCTGTGTAAGTGTTAAGACCTGAACTACTGCTACTGTTACTACTACTGATAGTAAGACTAAGGATTTATTAAGAGCTTACTATGTTCAAACACACATTAAACACTAAGTGCATTACTTCTTTCACTCTTCATAATCATTGTATGAGGTGGGTATTTTTTATAACTCCAGATTTATAAGCTGAGACTTTGATGAGTTAAGTaatctgcccaaagtcacacaggtggctaagccaggatttgaacccaaatctTCCCTCATTATTATTTATGTCCAACTTTGATGAAAAGATTAAGTGCTTGAAGCCCAACACTTTTCAAATTAGATTAATGCAGAATAAGTCAGTTCCATTTGGAAACAAACATAATTGTTTGTGATAAAGGTGATAAGGGTACCACTGATGATTTTGAAATTGACTGTGCCTTAAATGTCTGAAATTTTTTACAATtatgtgatttaatttttcaCAGTAAGACCTATACCCATCGGCGCCTGAAGTTTCTCTCCTCCAAGTTCCAGGTCCATCAGATGCTCAACGAGATGGATGAATTGAAGGAGCTGAAGAACAACCCTCACCGGGATTTTTACAACTGCAGGAAGGTAAACGTGTTTGCTGCTCAGAGATCACTCCTGGAAACATTAATACAATTATTTCTTGAACAAGATAAGAAAGATCCTGTTTTTctgattaatttaaaatttctgcagATTCAGTGGAATTTAGTGAAAGCAAATAGATGATGTCTAAAAGATGCAAATGCCTTTCCTGCTGTTTTCCACATAGAAAGGGTTGCCACATTATTGCCATGAAAGTTATACTtatcatcaacaacaaaaataacaaaaacaaataaacctcAAAAGCCACTCTTCTAGGATTTAGAAGATCTTCATTCTAgtcttttttcttctacttcctgACTGTAAAACATTGGGGGAAGTGATTAAATATTTCTGAGTTTTGgttccctcatttgtaaaattggaaaatatatcTGCTCAATCTAGCTCACAGGAGGATTGTGAATATCAAATGATCTAAACCTTGTGGAAAACTAATCAACTACAAACATTTCAAGGATGCATTCTGATCATTTAAATGATTGCAAGGACGTGGGAGTAGGAAATATATGAACAGAGATTTGGGACCAAATCGTGGCTTTGTCATCCATGTACACTTGGGCGAATTGCTTAATTTATCAAACTTCCACTTATAAAATTGTTCTTATAAAAATACCTAACTCATAAGTGTCATCACTGTACCATGGATGCATTAGTTCAATCATTTCTCCCCTTGGGGCTGAAAACTCTGGCAACTACTTCACTTCTAGTTGTGTCTCAGGGGTGGAAAATTGTCCCCAAGAATTTTGTGTGGATCAAACGTAGGAAGTAAATTGGATGTTACAGATATGCAAGAGAAGCAGGCAATATTATTTCATCCAGCCTAAACATTCACATTCTTACAAGGGCACAAAAAGGTGCTATGTGTTCATTCTTGCTTGACCACCTATACCAACTGTCAGGTCACACCCCTATCGTTTACTCCTTCTCTTAGCACAGTGGGATTTGTGGGCACTGTAGCCTATAACAGAGAAGCGTAACTAAGCATTAAGGATTGTTGGTTTTTCTTGACCTGAATGTACACACAGGTGGACACTCATATCCATGCAGCTGCTTGTATGAACCAGAAACATCTACTGCGCTTTATTAAGAAATCTTACCAAATTGATGCTGACAGAGTGGTCTATAGCTCCAAGGAGAAAAATCTGACCCTAAAGGAACTTTTTGCTAAATTAAAAATGCATCCCTACGACCTGACTGTTGATTCTCTGGATGTTCATGCTGTAAGTTGATAATGTCAGTTTCATCTAATACTCAGAACCCACAAGCATTTCTCCTACAAACACTCCCTTCTCAGAGCTCTTTTAACCATGTGGGCTTACCATGTTGACAGAAAGAACCCATGCACAATTTCAAGGTTCCCTCATTGTCAGCTATCCTGTATTCCATTCTTGGAGCCCAAGCCCTTCCCCTTATACCAGGCTCCAGTTCCTTGCGGTCATTCCCTAACTCTCTGTGTCCAGGCAGCTCTGATAAGGATACACTTGTGCTCTTGTTTCCTGATGCAGGGACGTCAGACTTTCCAGCGTTTTGATAAGTTCAATGACAAATACAATCCCGTAGGAGCAAGTGAGCTACGGGACCTCTACCTGAAGACAGACAATTACATTAATGGGGAATATTTTGCCACTATCATCAAGGTGAGAGGGAACCAACCAGATCTATGGTACCTGGCCTGATTCTTGAGGAGgggggagaagaaagggagggaaggaagaaggaaggggggACGGAAGCAgggaagaagaaggggaaggagggagcaggCGGGAGAGAGAGTGCTGTCACTTGGGTCAGGCGCTACACAAATGAATGGGGTCATTTCTTGTGAAACATCCACTGAAATGATTTTTGAAGGCCTTGATTCCTAGGACAGAGAAGCTGAGGGTGTGGGTTAGGGATTAAGGACGTGGTTCTTCTAGACTTGTGGAGTTGTAAGTTCGGGAAGAGTCAGGATCAGAACCCACCCTGATCTTCATGACACTTGAACGTTAGGAGACAGGAATGACAGGTGCAGTTGGGAGATGTGTGTTTTGGGAGATAAGGGTCATATGAAAGTTGAATTCATTTGCAGCAGTGCCTTGGGATCGCATCATCTGTAGTCTGACGCTTTCTCTCTGTGGACTCCATCAGGTCCCATCAGTCTTTCACCCCAACTAGATGCCCCTCACCTGTCGGTCTCCTTAAATCTTAACCTTAATAGTTTTCCTCTGCCTTCCTTTCTCATGACCTCTGTTCTTCTTAGGACCTCTAGGTCCTAAGAAGATTCCTCTCCCTAGACCCCACAGGTATAGACTCCTGAGGGACTCCTCTCTTGGCTTTGCAGGAGGTCGGTGCAGACTTGGTGGAGGCCAAGTACCAGCACGCTGAGCCCCGCCTGTCCATCTATGGCCGCAGTCCTGAGGAGTGGAGCAAACTCTCCACCTGGTTCGTCCAAAACCACGTCTACTGCCCCAATATGACATGGATGATCCAGGTCCCCAGGATCTAGTACGTAACTGCTCACCGGAAACCCTAAAGCCTGCCTCAGCCCACCTGCCCTTGCCTCCTCCACATGAACAAAGAGCGGGCAGCACGTCTGGACAGACACAAGCTTTGTTAACGGCACTCGGTGCTGGGTCCCCGGTGGGTGCCTGGTGTTGTCCACTCTAGGTTTAGCACTTTTAATCACAGACAGCAGGTAGGaagatcatttcagttcagttttctaaccaggttgttttttttaaacagggcACTTGATGCAGATCACAAAATAACTTACTAAGAATGATTAAAACTTAGCTAGGAGAAAAACTACGTACATTTTACtgtacactttctttctttcggTCCTCTTTTCTGTGTCCAGCTTCTTCTTTCCCAAGCACATCTGTACTGGGGTGTAGCTTTCTTGTATCAGAACTTCAACTACTGTCTGCTGATTATCTCATCTACAAGTGCTCAAGTTCTCTATAATCAATGGCTATTTATCAATGGTATTATCACCTGCTAATTACTCATTGCCTTCAGGGATATTTGTATCACTGATCTTCTATCTAACTTAAGTATTGGTGTATTGTCTGGCCATCTGCCTCTGTGTTCTGTGTGCCCTGTGACAATATAAGAGCTTTAGCCTCTCtctttagccaaaaaaaaaaaaaaagaggaacactttaaaaaattattgtttattattttatttttggttcctctgggtcttcgttgctctgtgtgggctttctccagtagcagagagcaagggctactctctagttgcagtgcataggcttctcattggaatggcttctcttgtggcagagcagaggctctaggaCCTGTGGTCTTCAgcagttgctgcatgtgggctcagtagttgtggcacatggccttagttgccccatggcatgtggaatcttcctggaccagggattgaacctgtgtctcctgcattggcaggtgaattctcattcactgtaccaccaggaaagtcccaaaagAATAACTTTTTTGAATGGAGTAAAACTTCCTGTCTAATATTATTATGACAGAGAGGCAGTGAAGTGTGGTGGTTAGAAGcatgggccctggccctgggcTGGCTATACTTGAATCCTAACTCTACcagttactagctgtgtgacctttggcaagtttcatgacctctctgtgccttagtttcatcatctttaaaatggggtcatcagttcagttcagttcagtcgctcagtcatgtccgactctttgcgaccccatgaatcacagcacgccaggcctccctgtccatcacaaactcccggagtttactcaaactcatgcccatcgagtcggtgatgccatctagccatctcatcctctgtcgtccccttctcctcctgcccccaatccctcccagcatcagggtcttttccaatgagtcagtttgtcgcatcaggtggccaaagtattggagtttcagcttcagcatcagtccttccaatgaacacccaggactgatctcctttaggatggactggttggatctccttgcagctcaagcgactctcaagagtcttctccaacatccacagttcaaaagcatcaatttttcggcgctcagctttcttcacagtccagctctcacatccatacatgaccactggaaaaaccatagccttgacgagacagacctttgttggcaaagtaatgtctctgctttttaatatgctacctaggttggtcataactttccttccaagaagtaagcgtcttttaatttcacggctgcaatcaccatctgcagttattttggagccccccaaaataaagtctgacactgtttccccatctatttcccatgaagtgctgggaccagatgccatgatcttagttttctgaatgttgagctttaagccaactttttcactctcctctttcactttcataagggTACCTAATTTATTgtgttgttatgaggattaaattagcTAATACTTCTGGCCACTCAAAAGAGTGGGTGGCAAATATTAAGTGCTGTATCAGAGTTTGTTAGATTGCCTCTGGCTATAGCATATCAGAGGTGTTCTTGATAAGTGTTTCATGTTCACCATCTTGTATACCACACATAAAAAAATCATTGACCCTTTCATGACATAGTTCTCATACTCTTCATTCTCTATCTGGCCTTAGCTGTGAAGatttaaacttttcttctttttcttttttttttttttaccacagagCGTTTGTAGAAGATATAATATAGGTGCATGTGGTCCAGCAAGAAATTTATACCTCCTATGCCAAACctaaggtcccctggagaaggaaatggcaaccctctctagtattcttgcctgggaaatcccatggacagatgagcctggtgggctatagtccttagggtcacaaaagagttagacatgacttagagactaaacaacaacaaatgtcaaACCCAAACTGAATCCTTCTTTATGGGTAACCAAGAAGAATATACCAGGGTGGACCTAGGATGGAAACACTAGGTCTTTTCTTAAACACGGCATTTGGCTCTTTGCTTGTCTTTGGGCTTCGCTTTGAACTATCAGTCCCAATATCTTCTCCTCCTAAATTCTCTTCATTTCTGCCTCTAGTGATGTGTTTCGATCTAAGAACTTCCTTCCACACTTTGGAAAGATGTTGGAGAATATTTTCATGCCAGTGTTCGAGGCCACCATCAACCCTCAGGCTCACCCAGACCTCAGTGTTTTCCTCAAGCACGTAAGCATGACCTCGTGGGCCTTCCTAAAGCTGCACATGAACCAGCCTGCATACCTAGCCATGATGAATTCTTGATGCCTATCTCTGACATTTGGTCCTTGCCTCTGGGAGCTGAAAGTCCGTCTGAGGGCTGGGTCTCTGCATTCAGACTAAACCCATTGCCTGCTCATTTTTCCTGACAGATTACGGGCTTCGACAGTGTAGATGATGAGTCCAAACACAGCGGCCACATGTTCTCCTCCAAGAGCCCTAAGCCACAGGAGTGGACCATGGAAAAGAACCCATCTTACACTTACTATACCTACTACATGTATGCAAACATCATGGTGCTCAACAGCCTGAGAAAGTAAGTAGATGAGAACTGGAAAGAGAATCTATCTGACACACTTCTTTCCTCATACACTGGCACCCTCAGTGGTTGAGGGATGCTGCCAGTTGGCCCAGAGAAGAAATTTCTTTCCCTTGACTttttcttcagtttccttatttatttggggaggggggatggaTATTTTGGAGACTTCAGTAACTTTCACAATTCCTTTTCTCTGGAAGCTTAGGAATCTACACTTATCACTGTGCAATTTATGATAAAATTGCATACATTTTGCCCATTTTGGTATATCTGAGCAAGGAAGAAATATAGGACTATTATAAGGGGGTTTTCTGGAAACCTTTTCCCCCTAAAGTGTGAGTAGCAGAAGAAATGACATGGTGATATTGGTAAACTTTGGTGGTAACCAAAGATGTTTCTGTTCAGGTAATCAAATCTTAACTTTTCTCCATAACCTCATATCCTATATTGCCTCATTTTCCAAAAAGTCTGTGTTTTAGGAGgagtttttgggcttcccaggtggctcagtggtaaagaatctgcctgtcaatgcaggagatgcaggttcgatttctgggtggggaagattccatggaggaagaaatggcaacccacaccagtatccttgcctggaaaatccccatggacagagaagcttggtgggccacagtccatggggttgcaaagagtaggacatgactgagtgactaaacagcatgAACTGGAATTATCTGATTTGCTGAATCCTTTGGATACCCCACTCCCTTTCAGAGTGTTAATTTTTCCTACCAGATTTTCTGTGAATCACTTCAGGCCCAGAATGGTTGTCAGGTTCTGGTCAGTCACCTGTGATTCCTATAACAGCTCCATCTCCCTAGGGAACGCGGCATGAACACGTTTCTGTTCCGACCTCACTGTGGGGAAGCTGGAGCCCTTACTCATCTCATGACAGCATTCATGACGGCAGATAACATCTCTCATGGCCTGAATTTAAAAAAGGTCAGTTGGAGGCTTTCTTCTCAACCTTAACTTCTTTGTGGGAGCAAGAGGGATagcttttttcctccttattATTTTGTCACAAGTCATTATCAACACTGGAATCAAAATAAAGGagagcaaaaaatatttttgagattatttactgcacttcattttacagaggcccagagaagtaaAGGAATTTGCTCAAGATTACCTAGCTAGTCAGTGGCAGGGAGGGGTTAATGCAGATCTCCTGACTTTCATTTTAGAGCTCTGACAAGGGATAAATGCGAGGCGGCTTGGCCTACCTTCAACTGGTTTTTGCCAGatttcatgttgtagcatgtttcAAAACGCCTCTTGGGAGAGTCAGAACTTTcttgtagagaaaaaaaagtttcacgGTGAATTCTTTTGCCTAAGATGGACCATTAACTTAGACAATTAAACAATTTGGTTTGACTCAATGCTTCTGAAAACTGATCTCATAAATTTATTCTAAAtagtatttacatttaaaaactattcttCTTTTTTACAACAGGATTTAAAGAATAGGTGATAATTTTGTTGAAAGCTAAAACCTGAAGTAGATCATGGGTTTTAACATTTCTAGTTTGCATCCcttttccaatattttaaaatattttttttcacttttccttttcagagTCCTGTGTTACAGTACTTGTTTTTCTTAGCCCAGATTCCCATCGCTATGTCGCCATTAAGTAACAACAGCTTATTTCTAGAATACGCCCGAAatccttttttagatttcctccAGAAAGGGCTAATGATCTCACTGTCTACAGATGACCCAATGCAATTCCACTTCACCAAGGTACACATATGGAATTTTGAGCAATACAAGTATATTTTGCTGAACTGTTACTTACCATCTAGAATTTTAAAGTTGAGTCATGATATTTCACTATTCTTTTGTGCAGGATGTGTGTTATTTCTTTTAATGCatccctttttctttccctcttttaaataaataacccaaGGAGCCCCTAATGGAAGAATATGCCATTGCTGCACAAGTCTTCAAGCTGAGTACCTGTGATATGTGTGAAGTGGCAAGAAACAGTGTTCTGCAATGTGGAATTTCTCATGAGGTAGACCTGCCTTTGATTATCCTTCTGAGTCTGGAATTTGGTAACCTGAATATTGAAAAATTAGTTGAAGAAACACatgttgaaaaattatttcaggaaTCATGTGCAGTTACTATGGACAGGGTCTAGAAAgacttattctctctctctggctaggACTGTGGGCAAGGAAGATAAAATACACTTATTTCTCAGCAAACCATGCTAATTGAGGCACTGGATGAGTACTCttagtggttttttgttttcctcttgccTGTAGCTAATGTAAGGAAGGAATCTTTCTGGAGGATGTAATTATTGTCCATATCAGGGtaaaaagcaacaacaatcattctgtttccttttttcttatagGAGAAAGCAAGGTTTCTGGGCAGCAATTACCTTGAAGAAGGCCCTGCTGGAAATGATATCCGAAGGACAAATGTGGCCCAAATCCGCATGGCCTATCGCTATGAAACCTGGTGCTATGAACTTAATTTAATTGCTGAAGGCATTAAATCAggagaataaaacaaacaaaataatgacATGGGTGAGATTTTCATTGTAGGGTATAAACAGCAATGGTTACTAGTTATCAAATCCCTACTATAAGCCAAAGATTGTATTAGATATTGGTCCattgacattatttcatttaatgcttTGCACAACTTTATAGatattattgttcccattttggggaagatgagtaaactgagatTAGTTTATAAGGATGGTATTAGTTTATAAGGTATGACCTATATAAGGATATACCTAGTGAGAGCTAGcaatggagacctgggtttgtctGACTGCAGAGTCTCCATGACTTTCaggcaaaatatttattaagtcagGGCAAAAATACAAGCAAATGATTTGTTATAGGGAGAATCCAGGCTTTTGATTTATAGCATGGAACTTGCTAAAGGCATTTAGACCACTGAAAATTCCTTTTGACAGGATACAGCTGAAGAGTGACTTTCTTAGACAAAAACAGAAGTGGTGTAACCCAATAAAGAAAATCTGTAATTATGAGTTGTTATACTTAGGGAGAATTTATCTTACAAAAGGATtcttaggttgttttttttttttgcttgaaatattccttATTTATTGGGAACATTCTGGCAATGGGAAGAACAGCTTGCACTTAACAGTAACAGGAAGACTAGAACAAGTTAAATGATTGCCATTACACATCTCTCCCCCAAGAAGagtatcagtcactcagtcgtgtcggactcttttcaaccctgtggactgtagcccgccaggctcctctatccatgggatttcccaggcaagaatactggagttggttgccatttcctcctccaggattctTAGTTTTAAGAATGTAATTCACAATTAAGTTATACTCAGCAGTAGTggtacattttaaatgattttatttaccaAAAGAAAAGTTACACATGTAACTTTTTAGAATCATTCCTGTTACTCAAGGTCAAGTGGAATTCCAATTAACCAGACTATACTTCTATACACTTATGGTTGTGTTGCCATCTAATGGTTGGGCTGATAACTTCATTCACcttattcaataaatagttaCTGACCAAACATCTAAAATATCAGGTACATACGTAAACAGCAAAGGTATAAGGAATAAGATCTCATTCTTTTATAGACTACAACTAGTATCAAATTGTTTGCAGCATGAAGTTACAGCATTAGTAGGTACAAATGTGAAAAGGAGCATTTTGTGAAATATCTCAGAAAATAgacatttcaaaaggaaaaaaaaattaaaaacaaattcctaCATGCTTCCACATTCTGTACAGGTGGTCCTAAGCATAGGTGTGATTCCAACAACATGTTTGTACTTGCCCTGGTGTAAGAAATCTCTCCCTGATTTCTGAAGTTGAAGTTCTCtttgctgaatatttttaagTCCCTTAGACaacctgatttttcttttaccttgaCCTCTTTGTTACCAAAATAATACAAGCTGCCAAATTAAACTTTCTATTCTCAGATTTAAAAAGGCATGAACTACCATTATGTATTATCTCCATCTTACCCATGAGAGGGCAGTAGAATACATACATGTCATTTATTACATCCATAGAGAGGATGAAGATGAAGATTTGGTTTCATATTTAGTACTTGGAATTTGATCTGCTCATTTTGGCTTATAATCTTCCTGAATGTGAAGTCTGGaataaatctgaattttgaaataaatttcaaaaccaCACTGTTTTAGCCCAACATTTTATCTTAAACAATTGTTTGGGGAGTTTTCTAAATACACAGGGATTTTTTTGGTGGTGAGGGGGAAGGGTCTGATCGTTGTTCAAAATTTACCACAAACGATATTCACAATATCCACATTTATTTCCTCATTGAGAAGTGATTAAAAATATGTCTTGAcatccttccttccctgcccccaccattATAGAAGAGAATTCCTGTTTTATTGTCCACAGCTCATGGTTTCACAACGGTTCTGGATATGCAGCTTTTACTCCTTTGGCTAAGTTGGCCTGTGACAGTCACCTGTGATGTTTGACCAAACACGGCtctttctggtcttccatttTGGTACCCTCATGTGAACAGATGTGGGAAGAGTTTGGTCACCAGATCCAAGAGGCTCTGGTGGGGTGGCGTGGGGTAGGGTGGAATCGGGCGGGCCCAGGCTGGGTGGGGTAGTTAGCAAGTGCCTGGGAAACAGGCACAACTCATCCTTGCCTAGCAGCCTTGGTGAAACTGGGCTGCTGCTCGCAGTCGGCACCGCGCCATGCACATACCTGAGGACGCGCGTGTTGCAGGCGCAGCGCTTAATCATGTCACAACAGGGCGTGGGAGCCGACCTCAGGCACTGGGAGTATCAAAGGCTCCTCTGCTCTGGGATTTCAAGCCCCAAGTGTCGGGAGCGTTACATGCAGCTGTACATTTCAAGTCGGGGCTGTATTGCAACTACCGGAGACATTTTTGACCCCCTGAGCTCAGCCCGAGAAATGATGCTGCTCTTTCACTGGAGACACCAGGCCTACTACAGTCGTTGGCAGGAGACAGTTGTACGGTTTCCTTGAGTGAGGTGCCATTTGAATTTCTTGATTAGGCTTTGTCTCACGGGTAGCTGTGAAGAGTCAACATTATGTAAAGTTCTTGTCCATCGCCGTGGAGCCTGTTGGACGGCAGGCACGGTGACAACTAAGGAGCTTTGTCTAGAGGCCTCGGCCGGACGACAGCCGTGCCTGCCGCTTGCCTGCCGCAGCCGCAGCCTCTTGGCGCCCAGGCTCCTGGGCAAGGTTCTGGCCCCCACACTGGACTCGAGCCGGGGCGGTTCCCCGCAGGAAGGTCCTCGGGCGGTGCCGGGGGCGGGTCCAAGGGCGGGCCCAAAGGTGAGGGGTGGGAACATGAGCCAATAAGAACAGGGCTtggccgggccggggcggggcctgcgGCCGGGTCTGCGGGGGCGGGACAGAGCCCACCCCAAGTGGAACTCAGTCGACTTGACGCCTAGGCTGAGAGGATTAAGCCCCGCGGCCCAGAGGCGGAGGCGGACTCGAGGCCCAGCGCAGGTAAGAGCGCGGTGACTTGGGGCGGGTTGTGAGGCTGGGGCTTCGGCCCCTCGCAGCGGAGGGTGTCGCACATTGGGAGCCGGGCCTTGGGGC
This portion of the Cervus canadensis isolate Bull #8, Minnesota chromosome 2, ASM1932006v1, whole genome shotgun sequence genome encodes:
- the AMPD1 gene encoding AMP deaminase 1 isoform X3; translation: MNVSVFHSVSQSSLLCGVSSFLLCYPRTQDPSTMPLLKLPAIDDATRSFAEKVFASEVKDEGGRHEISPFDVDDICPISQHEMFAHMIHLETQSTPTERRRKKRFFGRKTISLSVPQTETSSTKLSLIDEYISSSPTYQTVPDFQRVQITGDYASGVTVEDFEMVCKGLYRALCIREKYMQKSFQRFPKTPSKYLRNIDGEAWVANENFYPVFTPPMKKGEDPFRTDNLPENLGYQLKMKDGVVYVYPNEEAASKDEPKPLPYPNLDRFLDDMNFLLALIAQGPVKTYTHRRLKFLSSKFQVHQMLNEMDELKELKNNPHRDFYNCRKVDTHIHAAACMNQKHLLRFIKKSYQIDADRVVYSSKEKNLTLKELFAKLKMHPYDLTVDSLDVHAGRQTFQRFDKFNDKYNPVGASELRDLYLKTDNYINGEYFATIIKEVGADLVEAKYQHAEPRLSIYGRSPEEWSKLSTWFVQNHVYCPNMTWMIQVPRIYDVFRSKNFLPHFGKMLENIFMPVFEATINPQAHPDLSVFLKHITGFDSVDDESKHSGHMFSSKSPKPQEWTMEKNPSYTYYTYYMYANIMVLNSLRKERGMNTFLFRPHCGEAGALTHLMTAFMTADNISHGLNLKKSPVLQYLFFLAQIPIAMSPLSNNSLFLEYARNPFLDFLQKGLMISLSTDDPMQFHFTKEPLMEEYAIAAQVFKLSTCDMCEVARNSVLQCGISHEEKARFLGSNYLEEGPAGNDIRRTNVAQIRMAYRYETWCYELNLIAEGIKSGE
- the AMPD1 gene encoding AMP deaminase 1 isoform X1; the protein is MPLLKLPAEEKPIDDATRSFAEKVFASEVKDEGGRHEISPFDVDDICPISQHEMFAHMIHLETQSTPTERRRKKRFFGRKTISLSVPQTETSSTKLSLIDEYISSSPTYQTVPDFQRVQITGDYASGVTVEDFEMVCKGLYRALCIREKYMQKSFQRFPKTPSKYLRNIDGEAWVANENFYPVFTPPMKKGEDPFRTDNLPENLGYQLKMKDGVVYVYPNEEAASKDEPKPLPYPNLDRFLDDMNFLLALIAQGPVKTYTHRRLKFLSSKFQVHQMLNEMDELKELKNNPHRDFYNCRKVDTHIHAAACMNQKHLLRFIKKSYQIDADRVVYSSKEKNLTLKELFAKLKMHPYDLTVDSLDVHAGRQTFQRFDKFNDKYNPVGASELRDLYLKTDNYINGEYFATIIKEVGADLVEAKYQHAEPRLSIYGRSPEEWSKLSTWFVQNHVYCPNMTWMIQVPRIYDVFRSKNFLPHFGKMLENIFMPVFEATINPQAHPDLSVFLKHITGFDSVDDESKHSGHMFSSKSPKPQEWTMEKNPSYTYYTYYMYANIMVLNSLRKERGMNTFLFRPHCGEAGALTHLMTAFMTADNISHGLNLKKSPVLQYLFFLAQIPIAMSPLSNNSLFLEYARNPFLDFLQKGLMISLSTDDPMQFHFTKEPLMEEYAIAAQVFKLSTCDMCEVARNSVLQCGISHEEKARFLGSNYLEEGPAGNDIRRTNVAQIRMAYRYETWCYELNLIAEGIKSGE
- the AMPD1 gene encoding AMP deaminase 1 isoform X2, producing MKSNLVPPETAIDDATRSFAEKVFASEVKDEGGRHEISPFDVDDICPISQHEMFAHMIHLETQSTPTERRRKKRFFGRKTISLSVPQTETSSTKLSLIDEYISSSPTYQTVPDFQRVQITGDYASGVTVEDFEMVCKGLYRALCIREKYMQKSFQRFPKTPSKYLRNIDGEAWVANENFYPVFTPPMKKGEDPFRTDNLPENLGYQLKMKDGVVYVYPNEEAASKDEPKPLPYPNLDRFLDDMNFLLALIAQGPVKTYTHRRLKFLSSKFQVHQMLNEMDELKELKNNPHRDFYNCRKVDTHIHAAACMNQKHLLRFIKKSYQIDADRVVYSSKEKNLTLKELFAKLKMHPYDLTVDSLDVHAGRQTFQRFDKFNDKYNPVGASELRDLYLKTDNYINGEYFATIIKEVGADLVEAKYQHAEPRLSIYGRSPEEWSKLSTWFVQNHVYCPNMTWMIQVPRIYDVFRSKNFLPHFGKMLENIFMPVFEATINPQAHPDLSVFLKHITGFDSVDDESKHSGHMFSSKSPKPQEWTMEKNPSYTYYTYYMYANIMVLNSLRKERGMNTFLFRPHCGEAGALTHLMTAFMTADNISHGLNLKKSPVLQYLFFLAQIPIAMSPLSNNSLFLEYARNPFLDFLQKGLMISLSTDDPMQFHFTKEPLMEEYAIAAQVFKLSTCDMCEVARNSVLQCGISHEEKARFLGSNYLEEGPAGNDIRRTNVAQIRMAYRYETWCYELNLIAEGIKSGE
- the AMPD1 gene encoding AMP deaminase 1 isoform X4, with amino-acid sequence MFAHMIHLETQSTPTERRRKKRFFGRKTISLSVPQTETSSTKLSLIDEYISSSPTYQTVPDFQRVQITGDYASGVTVEDFEMVCKGLYRALCIREKYMQKSFQRFPKTPSKYLRNIDGEAWVANENFYPVFTPPMKKGEDPFRTDNLPENLGYQLKMKDGVVYVYPNEEAASKDEPKPLPYPNLDRFLDDMNFLLALIAQGPVKTYTHRRLKFLSSKFQVHQMLNEMDELKELKNNPHRDFYNCRKVDTHIHAAACMNQKHLLRFIKKSYQIDADRVVYSSKEKNLTLKELFAKLKMHPYDLTVDSLDVHAGRQTFQRFDKFNDKYNPVGASELRDLYLKTDNYINGEYFATIIKEVGADLVEAKYQHAEPRLSIYGRSPEEWSKLSTWFVQNHVYCPNMTWMIQVPRIYDVFRSKNFLPHFGKMLENIFMPVFEATINPQAHPDLSVFLKHITGFDSVDDESKHSGHMFSSKSPKPQEWTMEKNPSYTYYTYYMYANIMVLNSLRKERGMNTFLFRPHCGEAGALTHLMTAFMTADNISHGLNLKKSPVLQYLFFLAQIPIAMSPLSNNSLFLEYARNPFLDFLQKGLMISLSTDDPMQFHFTKEPLMEEYAIAAQVFKLSTCDMCEVARNSVLQCGISHEEKARFLGSNYLEEGPAGNDIRRTNVAQIRMAYRYETWCYELNLIAEGIKSGE
- the AMPD1 gene encoding AMP deaminase 1 isoform X5 — protein: MVCKGLYRALCIREKYMQKSFQRFPKTPSKYLRNIDGEAWVANENFYPVFTPPMKKGEDPFRTDNLPENLGYQLKMKDGVVYVYPNEEAASKDEPKPLPYPNLDRFLDDMNFLLALIAQGPVKTYTHRRLKFLSSKFQVHQMLNEMDELKELKNNPHRDFYNCRKVDTHIHAAACMNQKHLLRFIKKSYQIDADRVVYSSKEKNLTLKELFAKLKMHPYDLTVDSLDVHAGRQTFQRFDKFNDKYNPVGASELRDLYLKTDNYINGEYFATIIKEVGADLVEAKYQHAEPRLSIYGRSPEEWSKLSTWFVQNHVYCPNMTWMIQVPRIYDVFRSKNFLPHFGKMLENIFMPVFEATINPQAHPDLSVFLKHITGFDSVDDESKHSGHMFSSKSPKPQEWTMEKNPSYTYYTYYMYANIMVLNSLRKERGMNTFLFRPHCGEAGALTHLMTAFMTADNISHGLNLKKSPVLQYLFFLAQIPIAMSPLSNNSLFLEYARNPFLDFLQKGLMISLSTDDPMQFHFTKEPLMEEYAIAAQVFKLSTCDMCEVARNSVLQCGISHEEKARFLGSNYLEEGPAGNDIRRTNVAQIRMAYRYETWCYELNLIAEGIKSGE